A region of Faecalibacterium taiwanense DNA encodes the following proteins:
- a CDS encoding tripartite tricarboxylate transporter substrate binding protein, which produces MKKRILAALLVFVALLTGCSRKETTGQWPSQKIEIDVCYTAGGTADTVARQLSALMSQQLSTTFNLVNVTGGSGSIAGQQVYAAAHDGYTWLGDVAHTVSGWRTLGYADLGWEDFYGFYAASSPYVLFVSGNSPYQTAQQLFDAMRGDPSMKWGNAGLGSINQLTGSLMLEKLGLKGNSVPYDGGRSAAIKVVAGEVTWSWCGLSDILDLAQSGDIRILGICDSSPREIDCAKGNYTVPSLLDDYPELSDLQGLLYWGFRVSRDTPADAVAKIRDAFQSTVDSKEWAQFCQTKGLEPAAIIGTESDEICAKLESIYAWGLYDAGISTINPADYQIPRIEDFSFPANDRTAAAQAWPE; this is translated from the coding sequence ATGAAAAAACGAATCCTTGCAGCGTTGCTTGTTTTCGTTGCATTATTGACCGGATGCAGCAGGAAGGAAACGACCGGACAGTGGCCGTCTCAAAAGATCGAGATCGACGTCTGTTACACCGCGGGCGGCACGGCGGATACCGTTGCCCGGCAGCTGTCAGCGCTCATGTCCCAGCAGCTGTCTACCACCTTCAATCTGGTAAACGTTACCGGCGGTTCCGGTTCTATTGCCGGCCAACAGGTGTACGCTGCCGCTCATGACGGCTATACCTGGCTGGGAGATGTGGCGCACACGGTATCTGGCTGGCGCACCCTTGGGTATGCCGATCTGGGCTGGGAGGATTTCTACGGCTTCTATGCAGCCTCTTCCCCTTATGTACTGTTTGTTTCCGGCAATTCTCCCTACCAGACCGCACAGCAGCTGTTTGACGCCATGCGGGGGGACCCCTCCATGAAGTGGGGCAACGCCGGTCTGGGAAGCATTAACCAACTGACCGGCTCGCTGATGCTGGAAAAGCTGGGCCTGAAGGGCAATTCCGTTCCCTACGACGGCGGCCGTTCCGCCGCCATCAAAGTGGTAGCCGGGGAAGTGACCTGGTCTTGGTGCGGTTTGTCCGATATTCTGGATCTGGCACAGAGCGGCGATATCCGCATTCTGGGCATCTGCGACAGCAGCCCCCGGGAGATCGACTGTGCAAAGGGGAATTATACCGTACCCAGCCTTCTGGACGACTACCCCGAGTTGAGCGATCTTCAGGGATTGCTGTATTGGGGCTTCCGGGTTTCCCGAGATACACCGGCAGACGCCGTGGCAAAGATCCGCGACGCATTCCAGAGTACTGTGGACAGCAAAGAGTGGGCGCAGTTTTGCCAGACCAAAGGGCTGGAGCCTGCGGCAATAATCGGCACAGAGAGCGACGAAATATGTGCAAAGCTGGAATCCATCTATGCATGGGGTCTGTATGACGCCGGGATCTCTACAATCAACCCGGCCGATTACCAGATCCCAAGGATCGAGGATTTCTCGTTCCCAGCCAATGACCGCACGGCTGCGGCGCAGGCATGGCCGGAATAG
- a CDS encoding MalY/PatB family protein has product MRHNFDEIINRRVSECKKYEAACYPEDVLPMWIADTDFAVPAEISEAIQQRAKHPCFGYPIESFEFEEAAARWERVRFGWNVDPHWVKYANGVLPFLMYAIRAYSYPGDKVVIQPPVYPPFSAIVRNNGRQLLENRLVQDENGKYQIDFDDLEKKLKDPRTKLFFMSNPHNPAMRCFTLEELKRIGELCLKYNVLVISDEIHCDLTYQGYKHIPFGSISEEFANNCIVLINPSKTFNIAGFRTGAAIIPNKRIRDNIEITIVNNKNYGRTIFGMLTFVTAYTKCDYYADEMMQYLQQSRDMMMAYMKERIPRIKLAEPEATYLMWLDCRDLNMTQDELKAFMFNKAKLGLNDGATFGTGGTGFMRMNIACPRSTVEQALEQLEKAVNAL; this is encoded by the coding sequence ATGAGACACAATTTTGACGAGATCATCAACCGGCGAGTCTCCGAGTGCAAGAAGTACGAGGCTGCCTGCTATCCAGAGGACGTGCTCCCGATGTGGATCGCGGATACGGACTTTGCCGTACCGGCAGAAATTTCCGAGGCCATCCAGCAGCGGGCAAAGCACCCCTGCTTCGGCTATCCCATCGAGTCCTTTGAGTTTGAAGAGGCGGCAGCGCGCTGGGAGCGCGTCCGCTTTGGCTGGAACGTGGACCCTCACTGGGTCAAGTACGCCAACGGTGTTCTTCCGTTCTTGATGTACGCCATCCGAGCCTATTCTTATCCCGGCGACAAGGTGGTCATTCAGCCCCCGGTTTACCCGCCCTTCTCCGCTATTGTACGCAACAACGGCCGCCAGCTGCTGGAGAACCGCCTTGTGCAGGACGAAAACGGCAAATATCAAATCGATTTTGACGATCTGGAGAAGAAGCTGAAGGATCCCCGCACCAAGCTGTTCTTTATGTCCAACCCCCACAACCCCGCTATGCGCTGCTTCACCCTTGAAGAGCTGAAGCGGATCGGTGAGCTGTGCCTGAAGTACAACGTACTGGTAATCTCTGACGAGATCCACTGCGATCTGACTTATCAAGGTTACAAGCACATTCCCTTTGGTTCCATCAGCGAGGAGTTTGCAAACAACTGCATCGTCCTGATTAACCCCAGTAAAACCTTTAACATTGCCGGGTTCCGTACCGGAGCGGCCATCATCCCCAACAAACGCATCCGGGACAACATCGAAATCACGATCGTAAACAACAAAAACTATGGCCGCACGATCTTTGGCATGCTTACCTTTGTCACGGCCTACACCAAGTGCGACTATTACGCGGATGAGATGATGCAGTATCTGCAGCAGAGTCGGGATATGATGATGGCTTATATGAAGGAGCGCATCCCCCGCATCAAGCTAGCAGAACCGGAAGCGACCTATCTGATGTGGCTGGACTGCCGGGATCTGAATATGACCCAGGACGAACTGAAGGCATTCATGTTCAACAAAGCAAAGCTGGGCCTGAACGACGGCGCCACCTTCGGTACAGGCGGCACCGGCTTCATGCGCATGAACATCGCTTGTCCGCGGTCCACCGTGGAACAGGCGCTGGAGCAGCTGGAAAAGGCTGTAAACGCGCTGTAA